The Christiangramia forsetii KT0803 DNA segment GACGAAATCAGAAACGTACGCGGTGAACTTCCTCTGGAAGTTGAAGATCTGGAAGATGAAGTAGCAGGTTTAAACAGACGCCTGGAAAAGCTGGATGCAGATATAGAAGTCATTGAAAATGACATCAAGAACAAGAAGAACCAGATTGAGGAATCTAAAACTACCATCAAAAAATATTCTGATCAGCAAAAGAATGTTCGTAACAACAGAGAGTTTAACGCTTTAAGCAAGGAAGTTGAATTCCAGGAATTGGAAATAGAACTTTCTGATAAACACATCAAGGAATACAAAGTTAAGATCGAGCAAAAGAAAGAGGTGATCACTAAAACCAAAGAAAAACTTTCTGAGCGCCAGGAGCACCTTAAACATAAAAAGAGTGAGCTTGATGAGATCCTAAAAGAAACCGAAAAAGAAGAGCAAGCATTAATCGATAAATCTCAGGAATATGAGAAAAATATCGAAGAAAGACTTGTAACCGCTTACAAGAGAATTAGAAGTAACGTTAAAAACGGTCTGGCAGTAGTTCCTGTAGAGCGTGGAGCTTCAGGAGGATCTTTCTTTACAATTCCGCCACAGGTAATCATGGAAATTGCGGGACGTAAAAAGATCATTACCGATGAGCATAGTGGTAGAATCCTTGTAGATGAAGAACTAGCTAAAGAAGAGCAAGAAAAAATGGAAGGTATGTTTAAAAAGTTCTAAACTTTTTTTACTTCCATACTTATTATAGACTGCCTGAAAAATAATAGTAAGATCTTATGATCTGAAGCAAAAGTTTTTTAGGCAGTTTTTTTATGTCCTAATCCCAACGACCTTCTATTCTAATGGATTAACAAGTATTTCACAATAATGACTATTTTAAAAGCTACCTTTAACTAACCCAATTTCGTTTATTATG contains these protein-coding regions:
- a CDS encoding zinc ribbon domain-containing protein, which produces MAKKNDVTVEEKLRSLYDLQLVDSRIDEIRNVRGELPLEVEDLEDEVAGLNRRLEKLDADIEVIENDIKNKKNQIEESKTTIKKYSDQQKNVRNNREFNALSKEVEFQELEIELSDKHIKEYKVKIEQKKEVITKTKEKLSERQEHLKHKKSELDEILKETEKEEQALIDKSQEYEKNIEERLVTAYKRIRSNVKNGLAVVPVERGASGGSFFTIPPQVIMEIAGRKKIITDEHSGRILVDEELAKEEQEKMEGMFKKF